A single window of Granulicella mallensis MP5ACTX8 DNA harbors:
- a CDS encoding helix-turn-helix transcriptional regulator translates to MYAKESIVNADREPGKRLASSRDAGWHSLLVQKVESPFLVDCYETVPTPDQAITVVLSGHSVIESASSGKWRKAQHRPGSGGSSEPYHADKLRWKTQSATPLVTAHLYMPPFFFLEAKDELNLDDLTCPNHHGFVDPLTAQIVTAIAAAAEQGYPDLYAETAARFLATHLLLSNPKRTLKPRVVRDLPDARIERVLAYIEHHLDMYMTIATLSHEAGISPFHFARLFKRRIGASPHEYITRRRMQRAAEDLLSTDKPVSDIASASGYEHQGHFAAAFKRAYGDNPISFRRSRRSL, encoded by the coding sequence ATGTATGCAAAAGAAAGCATCGTCAATGCTGACAGGGAGCCGGGAAAGCGATTAGCCTCTAGTCGTGACGCGGGTTGGCATTCTCTTCTTGTGCAGAAAGTCGAAAGCCCATTTCTCGTTGATTGCTACGAGACCGTTCCAACCCCAGATCAAGCGATTACCGTGGTGCTGAGCGGTCACTCGGTAATCGAGAGCGCAAGTTCAGGCAAATGGAGAAAAGCTCAACATCGCCCTGGTTCGGGAGGATCTTCAGAGCCATACCACGCAGACAAGCTTCGCTGGAAGACGCAATCGGCAACACCTCTGGTTACGGCTCATTTGTATATGCCGCCCTTCTTCTTTCTTGAAGCGAAGGATGAGCTGAATCTCGATGATTTGACGTGCCCAAATCATCATGGCTTTGTCGACCCACTCACAGCTCAAATTGTTACGGCCATTGCAGCCGCAGCCGAACAGGGCTATCCGGATCTATATGCTGAAACTGCTGCCCGCTTTCTTGCTACTCACCTACTTTTGTCAAACCCTAAGCGAACATTGAAGCCACGTGTTGTCCGCGATCTTCCTGATGCAAGGATCGAGCGAGTACTCGCATATATCGAGCACCATCTTGATATGTACATGACAATAGCAACGCTCTCCCATGAAGCGGGAATAAGTCCATTTCATTTCGCACGATTGTTCAAACGACGAATCGGAGCGTCTCCACACGAATACATCACGCGAAGGCGAATGCAACGTGCAGCCGAAGATCTGCTGTCAACCGATAAGCCTGTTAGCGATATCGCTAGCGCAAGCGGGTATGAACACCAAGGTCATTTTGCAGCAGCGTTCAAACGTGCGTATGGCGATAACCCTATCAGTTTCCGTCGGAGCCGGCGGTCTCTATGA
- a CDS encoding SDR family oxidoreductase, with the protein MAKVAIVTGASRGIGRSIAERLAHDGFSVVVNYAGNQTEAGEVVKQIESKGGKALAIKANVGNKEDVDRIFQETLKAFGQVDVVVNNAGIMPLSLIAKEDAETFDKVIATNLRGTFLVFAQAAQHISEGGRIIAFSSSVLAKSFPSYGPYIASKAGVEGLVPVLANELRGKNITVNAVAPGPTGTALFLDGKTPEQIAQLSKLAPLERLGQPEDIANAVSFLASPDGAWVNAQVLRVNGGFA; encoded by the coding sequence ATGGCAAAAGTAGCAATTGTTACGGGAGCATCCAGAGGCATCGGCCGCAGCATAGCCGAACGCTTGGCGCACGACGGCTTCTCTGTCGTAGTGAATTATGCGGGCAATCAAACCGAGGCAGGCGAAGTCGTCAAGCAGATCGAATCCAAAGGTGGCAAGGCTCTGGCGATCAAAGCCAATGTTGGTAACAAAGAAGACGTCGACCGGATCTTTCAGGAGACCCTAAAGGCTTTCGGTCAAGTCGATGTCGTCGTCAATAACGCAGGAATCATGCCCTTGTCCCTGATCGCGAAGGAAGACGCCGAAACCTTCGACAAGGTCATTGCGACAAATCTTCGCGGTACCTTTTTGGTGTTCGCACAGGCTGCGCAGCACATCTCCGAGGGAGGACGCATTATCGCGTTTTCGAGCAGCGTTCTCGCCAAGTCTTTTCCGAGCTACGGACCGTATATCGCGTCAAAGGCCGGCGTCGAAGGACTTGTGCCGGTATTGGCGAACGAACTGCGCGGCAAAAACATCACTGTGAACGCCGTTGCTCCAGGTCCCACCGGTACTGCGTTGTTTCTCGACGGTAAGACACCGGAACAAATTGCTCAACTTAGCAAACTCGCACCTCTGGAGCGTCTCGGACAGCCAGAAGATATTGCGAATGCTGTGTCATTCTTGGCGAGCCCCGATGGCGCATGGGTCAACGCCCAGGTGCTGCGAGTCAACGGTGGTTTCGCCTAG
- a CDS encoding nuclear transport factor 2 family protein, which translates to MPKTTPEQNKAIVLEAFDTLFNKRDYAAAERFWSPKYIQHSAHIAPGREGLFALVRSSPDTLHYENQLIVAEGDYVIAHGRFSGIGRPASWIAADVVRFEDGVLQEHWDVLQDEATKAESVSGLPMFGDTFPK; encoded by the coding sequence ATGCCAAAGACAACGCCCGAACAGAACAAAGCGATCGTTCTCGAAGCCTTCGATACTCTCTTCAACAAACGCGACTACGCGGCAGCAGAACGCTTCTGGTCGCCGAAGTACATCCAGCACAGCGCACACATTGCGCCGGGCCGCGAAGGACTGTTCGCCCTGGTCCGTTCGTCGCCCGATACGTTGCACTACGAAAACCAGCTCATCGTCGCAGAAGGGGACTACGTCATCGCGCATGGCCGTTTCTCAGGAATCGGAAGACCCGCGTCCTGGATTGCCGCCGACGTTGTCCGATTCGAAGACGGTGTCCTTCAGGAGCATTGGGACGTCTTGCAGGACGAGGCGACTAAGGCCGAATCCGTCAGCGGTCTCCCCATGTTTGGCGACACATTCCCCAAGTGA